In Mucilaginibacter celer, one DNA window encodes the following:
- a CDS encoding alpha/beta hydrolase family protein, with amino-acid sequence MSPRLSPDGKWIVYELSEVDTAKDNRVSHLWMQSFDGKQSIQLTYGDEPASTPKWSPDGKYVSYLSERDSKTAGQVWLMDRRGGEGHKLTDIKGELEEYEWSPDSKRLALIIKDPENKGEEEPKTIPPIKIDRYHFKQDIEGYLQHRYSHLYLYDIATKKLDTLTRGHMDDSSPQWSPDGKLIAYVSNHTSDPDRNENTDIFTIEAKAGAAETQLTTFTGHDINPLWSPDGKKIAYLRSTSDADYFIYQHDVLCLMDADGKNNKLLTDQLDRPVSNIAWSRDGKDLEYLVSSDRIRYINRYNLLTRKSFTVYKGAECSFSDLMGSSAGIWVGKMTTPYMPHELVAIENGKIRRLSFHQDKWLSTVKLAHVKGFQSFSSDGTLVSGILYTPDSIVTKKMPFILYIHGGPTDQDEFDFDEIRQTLACAGFAVAAVNYRGSTGRGIEYTKAIYADWGNKEVKDLLGAVDELVKLGVADKDRLGIGGWSYGGILTDYTIATDPRFKAASSGAGSALQLAIYGSDQWVVQYDNELGAPWKNADKYIKLSYPFFHADKIKTPTQFMSGLKDFNVPTGGGEQMYEALRSQGVPTQMVLYPGQYHGITVPSYQVDRLQRYIEWFGKYLAP; translated from the coding sequence ATGTCACCACGGCTTTCGCCCGACGGCAAGTGGATTGTATACGAGCTATCGGAAGTTGATACAGCAAAAGATAATCGCGTATCACACCTCTGGATGCAGAGTTTTGACGGAAAACAATCCATTCAGCTTACATATGGCGATGAACCGGCCTCTACACCCAAATGGAGCCCGGATGGTAAATACGTATCCTATTTATCAGAAAGAGATTCAAAAACCGCCGGACAGGTTTGGCTGATGGACCGCAGAGGGGGAGAGGGGCATAAACTAACTGATATTAAGGGCGAATTGGAAGAATACGAATGGTCGCCTGATAGCAAACGGCTGGCGCTTATTATCAAGGATCCTGAAAATAAAGGTGAAGAGGAACCGAAAACCATTCCGCCTATTAAAATAGACCGTTATCATTTTAAGCAGGATATTGAAGGATACCTGCAACACCGGTATTCGCATTTATATTTGTATGATATTGCAACCAAAAAGCTGGATACGCTAACGCGCGGCCATATGGATGATAGCTCGCCGCAATGGAGCCCCGACGGTAAGCTGATAGCTTATGTAAGTAACCATACCTCCGATCCCGACCGGAATGAAAACACCGATATTTTTACCATAGAAGCCAAAGCCGGTGCCGCAGAAACCCAACTTACCACCTTTACCGGACATGATATTAACCCGCTGTGGAGCCCGGATGGTAAGAAAATAGCCTACCTGCGCTCAACCAGTGATGCCGATTATTTTATTTATCAGCATGATGTATTATGCCTGATGGATGCCGATGGTAAAAACAACAAACTGCTTACAGATCAACTCGATCGCCCGGTAAGCAATATTGCCTGGAGCCGCGATGGTAAGGATCTGGAATACCTGGTAAGTAGCGATCGGATTCGCTATATCAACCGGTATAACCTGCTAACCCGCAAATCTTTCACTGTTTATAAAGGCGCCGAATGTAGTTTTTCAGATCTGATGGGCTCATCAGCAGGCATTTGGGTTGGTAAAATGACAACACCTTATATGCCGCACGAGTTGGTGGCTATTGAAAATGGGAAAATCCGCAGGCTAAGTTTTCACCAGGACAAGTGGTTGAGTACGGTTAAACTGGCACATGTAAAAGGTTTCCAGTCATTTAGCAGCGATGGTACGCTGGTATCGGGTATTTTATATACACCGGATAGTATAGTGACCAAAAAGATGCCATTCATACTTTATATCCACGGCGGTCCGACTGATCAGGACGAATTTGATTTTGATGAGATCAGGCAAACCTTAGCCTGTGCCGGTTTTGCTGTAGCAGCAGTTAATTACCGGGGCAGTACAGGGCGTGGTATTGAGTACACCAAAGCCATTTATGCCGATTGGGGCAATAAAGAAGTAAAGGACTTACTGGGTGCCGTGGATGAGCTGGTAAAGCTGGGCGTTGCCGATAAAGACCGCCTCGGTATTGGCGGCTGGAGCTACGGCGGCATCCTTACCGATTATACCATAGCCACAGATCCCCGCTTCAAAGCGGCATCAAGCGGTGCCGGAAGTGCCTTGCAATTAGCAATTTACGGCTCCGACCAATGGGTAGTACAATACGATAACGAGCTTGGCGCGCCCTGGAAAAATGCTGATAAGTATATCAAATTATCCTATCCCTTTTTTCATGCCGATAAAATTAAAACGCCAACACAATTTATGTCGGGCCTGAAAGATTTTAATGTGCCAACGGGTGGTGGTGAGCAAATGTATGAGGCGTTGAGGTCGCAGGGCGTGCCTACGCAGATGGTATTGTATCCCGGTCAATATCATGGTATTACCGTACCAAGTTACCAGGTAGATAGGTTGCAGCGATATATTGAATGGTTTGGGAAGTATTTAGCCCCCTAA
- a CDS encoding pyridoxamine 5'-phosphate oxidase family protein, with protein MDSINQQQPEDNMKDLNGPEAMDKIKELAKSSKSCFFVSNIKTGVPASVRPMSAQKIDDEGNFWFLSANDSHKNAELATDPFVHLLFQGSAYSDFLNIYGIATVTEDKEKIKELWEPTLKVWFTEGIDDPRISVIKVEPTEGYYWDNKHGNAVAFVKQLVGAAIGKTIDDSVEGKLEV; from the coding sequence ATGGATAGCATTAATCAACAACAGCCCGAGGATAACATGAAGGATTTGAACGGTCCGGAGGCTATGGATAAGATCAAAGAGCTGGCAAAAAGCTCTAAAAGTTGCTTCTTTGTAAGCAATATCAAAACCGGCGTTCCGGCTTCGGTAAGGCCGATGTCGGCACAAAAAATTGATGATGAAGGCAACTTCTGGTTCCTGAGTGCAAACGATAGCCATAAAAATGCAGAATTGGCAACAGATCCCTTCGTACACCTGCTTTTTCAGGGTTCTGCCTACTCTGATTTTCTGAATATTTATGGTATAGCCACAGTTACTGAAGACAAGGAAAAGATTAAAGAACTATGGGAACCAACCTTAAAAGTATGGTTTACCGAAGGGATAGATGATCCGCGCATCAGCGTGATCAAAGTTGAGCCTACTGAAGGATATTACTGGGATAACAAGCACGGCAATGCGGTTGCCTTTGTAAAACAGCTGGTAGGCGCTGCTATCGGCAAAACTATTGATGATTCGGTTGAGGGGAAACTGGAAGTCTGA
- a CDS encoding exonuclease domain-containing protein: MYAIVDIETTGGHASANGITEIAICIHDGKKVVKRFESLINPQRDIPIYISALTGITNEMVKDAPVFEDVAADIYHLIHGKIFVAHNVNFDFSFVRYHMAAAGYDLQSNKLCTVRLGRKIMPGLPSYSLGRLCKHLGIDNQARHRAMGDAEATAELFTLLLNSDTENHIKQSLKQGSKDQVLPPNLSKKDLDQLPYTPGVYYFHDQKGKVIYVGKAKNIKKRVSSHFTGNNPGFQRQEFLKNIYQISHQVCGTELIAFVLEAIEIKRLWPKYNRSLKRFENAFCLYAFEDQRGYIRLAVDKYRKYSDPIYTCNSLLDGYNLLNKLIEAFDLCPKLCFIQKNNDVCSSSLGSTCACEGVESTDNYNQRVNNAINQLKQALPTYAIRDEGRTGDEHSCILVEKGQFYGMGYISHYFDADNVQQLKNHLTPYPGNDYIKNIIATYASKNPERMVVFG; encoded by the coding sequence ATGTATGCAATTGTCGATATCGAAACCACCGGGGGGCATGCCAGTGCAAATGGTATTACCGAGATAGCTATTTGCATACACGATGGTAAAAAGGTTGTAAAGCGTTTTGAGTCGCTGATTAATCCGCAGCGCGACATTCCTATTTATATCAGCGCTTTAACCGGCATCACTAATGAGATGGTTAAGGATGCTCCTGTTTTTGAGGATGTGGCAGCCGATATTTACCACCTCATTCACGGAAAAATATTTGTTGCCCACAATGTAAATTTCGATTTTTCTTTTGTGCGATATCACATGGCTGCTGCCGGATATGATCTGCAAAGCAATAAACTGTGCACCGTTAGGTTAGGGCGTAAAATAATGCCGGGACTGCCATCATACAGCCTGGGCAGGCTATGCAAACATTTAGGTATCGATAATCAGGCACGCCACCGGGCCATGGGCGATGCCGAAGCCACCGCCGAACTCTTTACTTTATTATTAAATAGCGATACCGAAAATCATATCAAACAATCGCTGAAACAAGGTTCGAAAGACCAGGTATTACCGCCCAACCTCTCCAAAAAAGATCTCGACCAACTGCCCTACACACCCGGCGTGTACTACTTTCACGATCAGAAAGGCAAGGTGATATACGTTGGCAAAGCTAAAAACATAAAAAAACGGGTAAGCAGCCATTTTACGGGTAATAATCCCGGTTTTCAGCGGCAGGAATTTTTGAAAAATATTTACCAGATCAGCCACCAGGTTTGTGGTACCGAGTTGATTGCTTTTGTATTGGAAGCTATTGAAATTAAGCGCCTGTGGCCAAAGTATAACCGATCATTAAAACGGTTTGAGAATGCGTTTTGCCTGTATGCGTTCGAAGATCAGCGCGGCTACATCCGCCTGGCGGTTGATAAATACCGCAAATACAGCGATCCGATATATACCTGCAACTCCCTGCTTGATGGTTATAATTTATTAAATAAGCTAATTGAAGCTTTTGATCTTTGCCCTAAACTTTGCTTTATACAAAAAAACAATGATGTATGCAGCAGCAGTTTGGGAAGCACCTGCGCCTGCGAAGGTGTAGAAAGCACCGATAACTATAATCAGCGGGTAAATAACGCTATCAATCAGCTTAAACAGGCCTTACCAACCTACGCCATCCGCGATGAAGGCCGTACCGGCGATGAGCATAGCTGTATTTTGGTAGAGAAAGGACAGTTTTATGGTATGGGCTATATCTCACATTATTTTGACGCCGATAATGTACAGCAGCTTAAAAATCACCTTACCCCTTACCCCGGAAACGATTACATCAAAAATATTATAGCCACCTACGCTTCTAAAAATCCCGAGCGGATGGTAGTGTTCGGGTGA